A window of the Pseudomonas gozinkensis genome harbors these coding sequences:
- the aruF gene encoding arginine/ornithine succinyltransferase subunit alpha: protein MLVMRPAQMADLGEVQRLAADSPIGVTSLPDDVERLSDKIAASEASFAAEVSFNGEESYFFVLEDTATGKLVGCSAIVASAGYSEPFYSFRNETFVHASRELKIHNKIHVLSQCHDLTGNSLLTSFYVLRELVGSPWSELNSRGRLLFVASHPERFADSVVTEIVGYSDENGDSPFWDAIGRNFFDLNYAEAERLCGLKSRTFLAELMPHYPIYVPLLPDSAQEAMGQVHPRAQITFDILMREGFETDHYIDIFDGGPTLHARVSGIRSIAQSRVVPVKIGEPVKGAGRQYLVANAQLQDYRAVLLELDYAPGKPVTLDLEAAEALGVGEGASVRLVAV from the coding sequence ATGCTGGTGATGCGCCCCGCGCAAATGGCTGATCTGGGCGAGGTACAGCGTCTGGCTGCGGACAGCCCGATTGGTGTCACTTCCTTGCCGGATGACGTGGAACGCCTGAGCGACAAGATCGCTGCGAGCGAAGCCTCGTTTGCCGCCGAAGTGAGCTTCAACGGTGAAGAAAGTTATTTCTTCGTCCTCGAAGACACCGCCACCGGCAAACTGGTGGGCTGCTCGGCGATCGTCGCTTCGGCCGGTTATTCCGAGCCGTTCTACAGCTTTCGCAACGAAACCTTCGTGCACGCCTCCCGCGAGCTGAAGATCCACAACAAGATCCACGTGCTCTCGCAATGCCACGACCTGACCGGCAACAGCTTGCTGACCAGTTTTTATGTGCTGCGCGAGCTGGTGGGTTCGCCATGGTCCGAGCTCAATTCCCGTGGTCGTCTGCTGTTCGTCGCCAGCCACCCAGAGCGCTTTGCCGACTCGGTGGTGACCGAGATCGTCGGTTACAGCGATGAAAACGGCGACTCGCCATTCTGGGATGCCATCGGCCGTAACTTCTTCGACCTGAACTACGCCGAGGCCGAGCGTCTGTGTGGCCTGAAAAGCCGCACGTTCCTCGCCGAGCTGATGCCGCATTACCCGATCTACGTGCCGTTGCTGCCGGACTCCGCTCAGGAAGCGATGGGCCAGGTGCACCCGCGTGCGCAGATCACCTTCGACATCCTGATGCGCGAAGGCTTCGAGACCGATCACTACATCGACATCTTCGACGGTGGCCCGACCCTGCATGCGCGCGTTTCGGGGATCCGTTCGATCGCCCAGAGTCGTGTGGTGCCGGTGAAGATCGGCGAGCCGGTCAAAGGTGCCGGTCGCCAGTATCTGGTTGCCAATGCCCAGTTGCAGGATTACCGCGCGGTATTGCTTGAGCTGGATTACGCGCCGGGCAAACCGGTGACCCTGGATCTGGAAGCAGCCGAAGCCCTTGGCGTCGGTGAAGGTGCCAGCGTGCGCCTGGTGGCGGTTTAA
- the astA gene encoding arginine N-succinyltransferase — protein sequence MIVRPVRSSDLSALIDLARSTGTGLTTLPANEERLTHRVGWAEKTFRGEAGRGDADYLFVLEDDDGRVVGISAIAGAVGLREPWYNFRVGLTVSASQELNIYREIPTLFLANDLTGNSELCSLFLHADYRTGLNGRMLSKARMLFIAEFPQLFGNKIIAEMRGVSDDAGRSPFWESLGRHFFKMEFSQADYLTGVGNKAFIAELMPKFPLYTCFLSPDARNVIGQVHPDTEPALAMLKSEGFSYQGYVDIFDAGPAIECETSKIRAVRDSEALVLAIGTPGDDATPFIIHNRKREDCRITAAPARLAAGTLVVDPLTAKRLQLNAGDQVRAVALSAARESK from the coding sequence ATGATTGTTCGTCCCGTACGCAGCAGCGATTTGTCCGCTCTGATCGACCTGGCCCGCAGCACCGGCACCGGCCTGACCACCTTGCCGGCCAACGAAGAGCGCCTGACCCACCGGGTCGGCTGGGCCGAGAAGACCTTTCGCGGTGAAGCCGGCCGTGGCGACGCGGACTACCTGTTCGTGCTCGAAGACGATGACGGTCGCGTGGTGGGGATTTCCGCCATCGCCGGCGCCGTCGGTCTGCGTGAGCCGTGGTACAACTTCCGTGTCGGCCTGACCGTCAGCGCCTCGCAGGAACTGAACATCTATCGCGAGATCCCGACGCTGTTCCTGGCCAACGACCTGACAGGCAACTCCGAGCTGTGCTCGCTGTTCCTGCACGCCGATTACCGCACCGGTCTCAACGGTCGCATGCTGTCCAAGGCGCGGATGCTGTTCATCGCCGAATTCCCGCAACTGTTCGGCAACAAGATCATCGCCGAGATGCGCGGCGTGTCGGATGACGCCGGCCGTTCGCCGTTCTGGGAAAGCCTGGGTCGTCACTTCTTCAAGATGGAATTCAGCCAGGCCGATTACCTGACCGGTGTCGGCAACAAGGCGTTCATCGCCGAACTGATGCCGAAATTCCCGCTGTACACCTGCTTCCTGTCGCCGGACGCGCGCAACGTCATCGGTCAGGTTCACCCGGACACTGAACCAGCGCTGGCGATGCTCAAGAGCGAAGGCTTCAGCTATCAGGGTTACGTCGACATCTTCGACGCCGGCCCGGCTATCGAGTGCGAGACCAGCAAGATCCGCGCAGTGCGTGACAGCGAAGCGCTGGTGCTGGCCATCGGCACACCGGGCGACGACGCCACGCCGTTCATCATCCATAACCGCAAACGCGAAGACTGCCGCATCACGGCTGCGCCGGCCCGTCTGGCCGCCGGCACCCTGGTGGTCGATCCGCTGACCGCCAAACGTCTTCAACTCAACGCTGGCGATCAGGTTCGCGCCGTGGCGTTGTCCGCTGCCCGGGAGTCGAAATAA
- the astD gene encoding succinylglutamate-semialdehyde dehydrogenase yields MMNSLYIAGEWLAGQGEAFQSLNPVTQQVLWSGEGATAAQVESAVQAARQAFPGWARRTLEERISVLEAFAAALKNHADELARTIGEETGKPLWEAATEVTSMVNKIAISVQSYRERTGEKSGPLGDATAVLRHKPHGVVAVFGPYNFPGHLPNGHIVPALLAGNSVLFKPSELTPKVAELTVKCWIEAGLPAGVLNLLQGARETGIALAANAGIDGLFFTGSSRTGNHLHQQFAGRPDKILALEMGGNNPLVVDQVADLDAAVYTIIQSAFISAGQRCTCARRLLVPQGAWGDSLLKRLVDVSSTIEVGAFDQQPAPFMGSVVSLGAAKALMDAQAHLLANGAVSLLAMTQPQAQSALLTPGIIDVTAVAERSDEELFGPLLQVIRYTDFAAAIAEANDTAFGLAAGLLSDSEERYQQFWLESRAGIVNWNKQLTGAASSAPFGGVGASGNHRASAYYAADYCAYPVASLETPSLVLPAALTPGVKMA; encoded by the coding sequence ATAATGAATTCGCTATACATCGCAGGTGAGTGGCTGGCCGGCCAGGGCGAGGCCTTTCAATCGCTGAACCCGGTGACCCAGCAAGTGCTGTGGTCGGGGGAGGGCGCCACTGCCGCTCAGGTCGAATCCGCCGTGCAGGCTGCACGTCAGGCGTTCCCGGGCTGGGCCCGTCGTACCCTGGAAGAGCGCATCAGCGTGCTCGAAGCCTTCGCCGCCGCGCTGAAGAACCACGCTGACGAACTGGCCCGCACCATCGGTGAGGAAACCGGCAAGCCGCTGTGGGAAGCCGCGACTGAAGTCACCAGCATGGTCAACAAGATCGCGATCTCGGTGCAGAGCTACCGCGAGCGTACCGGCGAGAAGAGCGGCCCGTTGGGCGACGCCACCGCCGTGTTGCGCCACAAGCCCCACGGTGTGGTGGCGGTGTTCGGCCCTTACAACTTCCCTGGCCATTTGCCTAACGGCCACATCGTACCGGCGCTTCTGGCCGGTAACAGCGTGCTGTTCAAGCCAAGCGAACTGACCCCGAAAGTCGCCGAGCTGACGGTCAAGTGCTGGATCGAAGCCGGCTTGCCTGCCGGCGTGCTGAACCTGCTGCAAGGCGCCCGCGAGACCGGTATTGCTCTGGCGGCGAACGCGGGCATCGACGGTCTGTTCTTCACCGGCTCGAGCCGTACCGGCAATCACCTGCACCAGCAGTTCGCCGGTCGCCCGGACAAGATTCTTGCGCTGGAGATGGGTGGTAACAACCCGCTGGTGGTCGATCAGGTCGCTGATCTTGATGCGGCGGTGTACACGATCATTCAATCTGCATTCATTTCCGCCGGTCAGCGTTGCACCTGCGCCCGTCGTCTGCTGGTGCCGCAAGGCGCGTGGGGCGACAGCCTGCTCAAGCGTCTGGTGGACGTCAGCTCGACCATCGAGGTCGGCGCGTTCGATCAGCAGCCGGCACCGTTCATGGGTTCGGTGGTTTCCCTTGGCGCTGCAAAAGCGTTGATGGATGCCCAGGCGCATCTGCTGGCTAACGGTGCAGTGTCGCTGCTGGCGATGACTCAGCCGCAGGCGCAGTCGGCGCTGCTGACCCCGGGCATCATTGATGTGACGGCGGTTGCCGAGCGTTCGGACGAAGAGCTGTTCGGCCCGTTGCTGCAAGTGATCCGCTACACCGATTTCGCGGCGGCGATTGCCGAAGCCAACGACACCGCGTTTGGTCTGGCCGCTGGCCTGCTGTCGGATTCGGAAGAGCGCTACCAGCAGTTCTGGCTGGAAAGCCGCGCCGGGATCGTCAACTGGAACAAACAGCTGACCGGTGCTGCGAGCAGCGCGCCGTTCGGCGGTGTCGGCGCCTCGGGCAACCACCGCGCCAGCGCCTATTACGCGGCGGATTACTGCGCGTACCCGGTGGCCTCGCTGGAAACCCCGAGCCTGGTACTGCCGGCGGCCCTGACGCCTGGCGTGAAGATGGCGTGA
- a CDS encoding aspartate aminotransferase family protein: MSVEHAAVQRADFDQVMVPNYAPAAFIPVRGAGSRVWDQAGRELIDFAGGIAVNVLGHAHPALVGALTEQANKLWHVSNVFTNEPALRLAHKLIDATFAERVFFCNSGAEANEAAFKLARRVAFDRFGTEKYEIIAALNSFHGRTLFTVNVGGQSKYSDGFGPKITGITHVPYNDLAALKAAVSDKTCAVVLEPIQGEGGVLPAELAYLQGARELCDANNALLVFDEVQTGMGRTGNLFAYQHYGVIPDILTSAKSLGGGFPIAAMLTTEALAKHLVVGTHGTTYGGNPLACAVAEAVIDVINTPEVLNGVNAKHDKFKTRLQQIGEKYGLFTQVRGLGLLIGCVLSDAWKGKAKDIFNAAEQEGLMILQAGPDVIRFAPSLVVEDADIDAGLDRFERAAAKLTQA, translated from the coding sequence ATGTCCGTTGAGCACGCTGCGGTACAACGCGCCGATTTCGACCAGGTTATGGTTCCCAACTACGCGCCTGCCGCTTTCATTCCGGTGCGTGGCGCCGGGTCCCGCGTCTGGGATCAGGCCGGCCGCGAGCTGATCGACTTCGCCGGCGGCATCGCCGTCAACGTATTGGGCCACGCGCATCCGGCGCTGGTTGGTGCCTTGACCGAGCAAGCGAACAAGCTGTGGCACGTGTCCAACGTGTTCACCAACGAGCCGGCCTTGCGTCTGGCGCACAAGCTGATCGACGCCACCTTTGCCGAGCGCGTGTTCTTCTGCAACTCCGGCGCCGAAGCCAACGAGGCCGCCTTCAAGCTGGCCCGTCGCGTCGCGTTCGACCGTTTCGGCACCGAGAAGTACGAAATCATCGCCGCGCTCAACAGCTTCCACGGCCGCACCCTGTTCACTGTGAACGTCGGTGGCCAGTCGAAGTACTCCGACGGTTTCGGCCCGAAAATCACCGGCATCACCCACGTGCCATACAACGATCTGGCGGCGCTGAAGGCTGCTGTTTCGGACAAGACCTGCGCGGTCGTTCTGGAGCCGATCCAGGGCGAGGGCGGTGTTCTGCCGGCCGAACTGGCTTACCTGCAAGGCGCCCGTGAACTGTGCGACGCGAACAACGCGCTGCTGGTGTTCGACGAAGTGCAGACCGGCATGGGCCGCACCGGCAACCTGTTCGCCTACCAGCATTACGGCGTGATCCCGGACATCCTGACCAGCGCCAAGAGCCTGGGTGGCGGTTTCCCGATCGCGGCTATGCTGACCACCGAGGCGCTGGCCAAGCACCTGGTCGTCGGCACTCACGGCACCACTTACGGCGGCAACCCGCTGGCGTGCGCCGTGGCCGAAGCGGTGATCGACGTGATCAACACCCCTGAAGTGCTGAACGGCGTCAACGCCAAGCACGACAAGTTCAAGACCCGCCTGCAACAGATCGGCGAGAAATACGGCCTGTTCACCCAGGTGCGTGGTCTCGGTCTGCTGATCGGTTGCGTGCTGAGCGATGCCTGGAAAGGCAAAGCCAAGGACATCTTCAACGCCGCTGAACAAGAAGGCCTGATGATTCTGCAGGCCGGCCCGGACGTGATCCGTTTCGCCCCGAGCCTGGTGGTTGAAGACGCGGACATCGACGCCGGTCTGGATCGCTTCGAACGTGCTGCGGCGAAACTGACTCAAGCCTGA